Proteins encoded within one genomic window of Phototrophicus methaneseepsis:
- a CDS encoding rhomboid family intramembrane serine protease produces MLPIGVVGKDKYRPYVTYGLIAVNIFVFVWQLSIQSQGVVVYTATLGRIALNVCRVGIDPLPNLFVDSLRTMFLHGSLLHIIGNMLFLWVFGRRVESYFGGWRFLLFYIAAGSFASLAHVVFGGTVCRTASELKIVVGASGAIAGVMGGFLFLYPTARVRTIIGFFKPLFWQVNLPAVLYLGYWFIMDLLQGIGWMSGTGNVAHWAHIGGFVSGVFLVFVATMFYKPAPKPDPFEYLDS; encoded by the coding sequence ATGCTCCCGATAGGCGTTGTCGGCAAAGACAAATATCGTCCCTATGTGACCTATGGCCTCATTGCAGTGAACATTTTTGTGTTCGTCTGGCAGCTTTCCATCCAATCCCAGGGCGTTGTTGTCTATACGGCCACGCTTGGGCGGATTGCTCTCAATGTATGCCGGGTAGGGATTGATCCATTGCCGAACCTGTTTGTGGATAGCCTGCGTACGATGTTTCTGCATGGCAGTCTGCTGCATATTATTGGCAATATGCTGTTCTTATGGGTATTTGGCCGCCGGGTAGAAAGTTACTTTGGTGGTTGGCGTTTCTTGTTGTTCTATATTGCTGCTGGGTCCTTCGCCAGCCTGGCACATGTGGTCTTCGGTGGTACCGTTTGCCGTACAGCGAGCGAACTCAAGATTGTTGTCGGTGCCAGCGGCGCGATTGCTGGCGTGATGGGCGGCTTTTTGTTCCTCTATCCTACGGCCCGTGTACGGACCATTATTGGCTTCTTTAAGCCGCTATTTTGGCAGGTCAATTTGCCCGCTGTCCTCTACCTGGGCTACTGGTTCATCATGGACCTGTTGCAGGGCATTGGCTGGATGAGTGGTACGGGTAACGTCGCTCACTGGGCGCATATCGGTGGCTTCGTCTCCGGCGTTTTCCTCGTCTTTGTGGCGACGATGTTCTACAAACCTGCCCCTAAGCCGGACCCATTTGAATATCTTGATAGCTAG
- a CDS encoding tyrosine-type recombinase/integrase, which produces MQSFDFTAALPDRTQSENTQRAYFRWIDRYLVDRADLKPTTGDNRLKRMEKLPVKSIQRHLTARKLNSWLEELAEQGSSRQSLDQARAALVTLAELMAQHDMMPTHTAAEIRAVSVPSVAKKQTPERLLNADQLRQIMQAARDMATSDNQMARNAVVATMLCTMALRREELSVAKWGDLTVSDGNVVLQIADDVVPVPRNVLSLIDRWRKAMSSGSREPAAGSPLVRRIWKGGRIAKDGLSPDGVWLIIRDAADAAGLGHVTPDDLRRSAVAGMWQAGVPLEEISRFLRHRNTLITERFIARLNR; this is translated from the coding sequence ATGCAAAGTTTCGATTTTACCGCTGCGTTACCGGACCGGACGCAGAGCGAGAACACGCAGCGCGCCTACTTCCGCTGGATTGATCGTTACCTTGTGGATCGCGCAGATCTTAAACCTACCACAGGCGATAATCGGCTTAAGCGTATGGAGAAGTTGCCAGTTAAAAGCATCCAACGCCATCTCACAGCGAGAAAGCTCAATAGCTGGTTGGAAGAATTGGCTGAGCAGGGCAGCAGCCGACAAAGCCTGGATCAAGCGCGCGCGGCGCTCGTCACTTTAGCGGAACTAATGGCGCAGCATGACATGATGCCAACACACACGGCGGCGGAAATTCGTGCTGTGAGCGTGCCCTCTGTTGCGAAAAAGCAAACCCCTGAGCGGTTGCTCAATGCGGATCAACTGCGGCAGATTATGCAAGCAGCACGTGATATGGCGACATCGGATAATCAAATGGCTCGGAATGCTGTTGTTGCAACGATGCTGTGTACAATGGCCTTACGACGCGAAGAACTCTCTGTAGCGAAATGGGGCGATCTGACAGTCTCAGATGGCAATGTGGTCTTACAAATTGCGGATGATGTGGTGCCTGTGCCGCGCAATGTGCTTTCTCTGATTGATCGCTGGCGCAAGGCGATGTCCAGCGGATCACGCGAACCGGCTGCTGGTAGCCCCTTGGTGCGGCGCATCTGGAAAGGGGGACGTATTGCCAAAGATGGCCTGTCGCCAGATGGTGTCTGGTTGATTATTCGTGATGCCGCTGATGCCGCTGGATTAGGCCATGTCACGCCAGATGATTTGCGTCGTTCTGCTGTGGCGGGCATGTGGCAGGCAGGTGTCCCGCTAGAAGAAATCAGCCGTTTTTTGCGTCACCGGAACACGCTCATTACAGAGCGTTTTATCGCCCGGCTTAACCGATAG
- a CDS encoding type II CAAX endopeptidase family protein, whose protein sequence is MSDRYEPFYPGDEEDGDEYANKAYSSPEPYSPDPYSAHDLGAYQDPYEVYDSAPYDQPSEPAPLFVDENTRYEESGAPLLGADALPTEEEENKPSLYRGGTGDPTFGLLLATAVAIGLTPMLPANADLRYTLAWGVLAAIGVLAWLLGNGARIGQEKPENLIAGVGFALLVGTPFTLFGWDVLGRAGGLMFPGMPIGTLLAYLIFVMPIAETLFFRGVFQRSLDFWLIGLIAGIWEIVLFFPVMWGELLQSPAVGIVLAIGIFAMTMLYSYVRERNGLAAAWVCQIILNILMVFLPALGQA, encoded by the coding sequence GTGAGCGATCGGTACGAGCCCTTTTACCCTGGTGACGAGGAAGATGGTGACGAATATGCCAACAAAGCATATTCATCACCAGAGCCTTACTCGCCTGACCCATACAGCGCTCATGACCTGGGTGCTTATCAGGACCCTTATGAGGTCTATGATTCAGCGCCATATGATCAGCCATCAGAGCCAGCTCCCCTCTTCGTCGATGAGAACACGCGCTATGAAGAGAGCGGCGCTCCGCTGTTAGGGGCCGACGCCTTACCGACCGAGGAAGAAGAAAATAAGCCTTCTCTCTACCGTGGGGGGACAGGAGACCCAACCTTTGGGCTGCTCCTCGCCACAGCGGTCGCCATCGGTCTAACGCCGATGCTCCCGGCCAATGCAGACCTGAGATATACCCTGGCCTGGGGCGTGCTGGCAGCTATCGGCGTGCTGGCATGGCTCCTGGGGAATGGCGCACGAATCGGCCAGGAAAAGCCGGAGAATCTCATCGCGGGTGTTGGCTTTGCATTACTGGTGGGTACACCATTTACGCTCTTTGGCTGGGATGTGCTGGGACGTGCTGGGGGATTGATGTTCCCCGGCATGCCGATTGGCACCTTGCTGGCGTATCTGATCTTCGTTATGCCCATCGCGGAAACGCTTTTCTTCAGGGGCGTCTTCCAGCGTTCGCTGGATTTTTGGCTGATCGGACTGATTGCGGGCATCTGGGAAATTGTGCTTTTCTTCCCTGTTATGTGGGGGGAACTGCTGCAAAGTCCAGCTGTTGGTATCGTGCTTGCAATTGGTATTTTCGCTATGACGATGCTGTATAGCTACGTTCGTGAACGCAATGGCTTGGCCGCCGCCTGGGTTTGCCAGATTATCTTAAATATCTTGATGGTATTTTTACCCGCCTTGGGGCAGGCCTGA
- the ltaE gene encoding low-specificity L-threonine aldolase — METIDLRSDTVTHPTSAMREAMANAAVGDDVYGEDPLVNQLEQDAADMFGMEAGLFVSSGTQGNLVSVMTHCQRGEEAIIGDVSHIFKYEQGGIAALGGIMPHTVPVQPDGTLALEDIEHAIRQENIHFPYTRLIAVENTQGTLGGIPISPDYMHEVTDFAHDHDLKLHVDGARIFNAATHFGVPVAEMVRGADSVTFCLSKGLCAPIGSIIVGSKAFIDAARRNRKILGGGMRQAGILAAAGLLALHDMTKRLQEDHDNAHYLAESLSEVPGISVMSQATNFVFLWLEEDAKLSPSEFAAAMQDQNIIISPYPGSERKFRCVLHYWITRDKIDTVKSAMEAVLS, encoded by the coding sequence GTGGAAACCATCGACCTGAGAAGTGATACCGTCACCCATCCCACATCGGCAATGCGCGAAGCAATGGCCAACGCCGCCGTCGGGGATGACGTCTATGGGGAAGACCCGCTCGTCAACCAACTGGAACAAGATGCTGCCGATATGTTCGGCATGGAAGCTGGCTTATTCGTCAGCAGCGGCACGCAAGGCAATCTCGTCTCTGTGATGACGCACTGCCAGCGCGGCGAAGAAGCCATCATTGGTGATGTGTCGCACATTTTCAAATACGAACAGGGCGGCATCGCGGCTCTGGGTGGCATTATGCCCCACACAGTCCCTGTCCAACCCGATGGCACCCTGGCGCTGGAAGATATCGAACATGCCATCCGTCAGGAGAACATCCACTTTCCGTATACACGCCTGATCGCTGTGGAAAATACCCAAGGTACGCTCGGTGGTATCCCCATCTCACCAGACTACATGCACGAAGTCACCGATTTTGCCCATGACCATGATCTGAAGCTGCACGTTGACGGTGCCCGCATCTTCAACGCGGCGACACACTTCGGCGTGCCAGTCGCGGAAATGGTACGCGGCGCGGATAGCGTCACATTCTGTTTATCGAAGGGACTCTGCGCACCCATTGGCTCGATCATCGTCGGTAGTAAGGCATTCATTGACGCGGCACGTCGCAATCGTAAAATTCTGGGTGGTGGCATGCGCCAGGCCGGGATTCTCGCCGCAGCGGGATTACTTGCCCTCCACGACATGACAAAACGTCTTCAGGAAGATCATGACAATGCCCATTACTTGGCAGAAAGCCTGAGCGAAGTACCCGGTATCAGCGTCATGAGCCAGGCGACGAACTTCGTCTTCCTATGGCTGGAAGAAGATGCCAAATTATCACCAAGCGAGTTTGCAGCAGCCATGCAGGACCAGAATATCATCATCAGCCCCTATCCTGGCTCCGAACGCAAGTTCCGTTGTGTCCTGCATTACTGGATTACACGCGACAAAATTGACACCGTGAAATCAGCTATGGAGGCCGTGCTCTCGTGA
- a CDS encoding dipeptidase, translating to MRTAGDYAQDNAERFRTELHEWLRIPSISTDANYAAECRRAADWVADNLNGIGMEAEVIPTKRHPLVYAEWLGAGPDAKTVLIYGHYDVQPAVKEDGWATEPFEPIEREGKMWGRGTTDDKGQLFAHIKAVESLLKTEGKLPVNVKFIIEGEEESGGENIEKYVHEHPEKLAANVCVISDGSMARVEQPVIVYALRGIVPLEVTVTGPKQDLHSGMFGGSVHNPLQALAEIIARLHKEDGTVAVPGFYDDVRELSEEERTALAKTPYTPEDWQADTGAPEPWGEADFAIHERIGARPTLEINGMAGGYWGNGIKAIVPEKAWAKITCRLVADQDPAKIVQLVKDYIESITPSTVKVTFKSTVTGTAAAQVDMDTPMMQAAIEAYKKGWGAEPVFKREGGSIPIVSDFLGVLKQPVILMGFGLNTDNLHGPNEHLRIDMFHKGINTSVQFLREVAVL from the coding sequence ATGAGGACTGCAGGAGATTACGCGCAGGACAATGCTGAGCGCTTCCGCACAGAGTTACACGAGTGGCTCCGCATCCCAAGCATCAGCACGGATGCCAATTATGCCGCAGAATGCCGCCGTGCCGCGGATTGGGTTGCGGATAACCTCAATGGTATCGGCATGGAAGCGGAAGTCATCCCAACCAAGCGTCACCCTTTGGTCTATGCTGAATGGCTCGGCGCAGGGCCAGATGCCAAAACAGTGCTCATCTATGGACATTATGACGTTCAGCCAGCGGTGAAAGAAGATGGATGGGCTACAGAACCATTCGAACCCATAGAGCGGGAGGGTAAAATGTGGGGGCGCGGCACCACGGACGATAAAGGCCAGTTATTCGCGCACATCAAAGCTGTGGAGTCACTACTCAAGACAGAGGGCAAGCTCCCCGTCAACGTTAAGTTCATCATCGAAGGCGAAGAAGAGAGCGGCGGCGAAAATATCGAAAAATACGTGCACGAACACCCAGAAAAGTTAGCGGCTAATGTATGCGTCATCTCCGATGGCAGCATGGCCCGTGTCGAGCAACCCGTCATCGTCTATGCTTTGCGCGGCATCGTCCCGCTAGAAGTCACAGTCACTGGCCCCAAGCAAGACCTGCATAGTGGCATGTTCGGCGGCTCGGTCCATAACCCGCTGCAAGCCCTTGCAGAAATTATCGCCCGGTTACACAAAGAAGATGGCACTGTCGCGGTCCCTGGCTTCTACGATGATGTCCGCGAATTGAGCGAAGAAGAGCGCACCGCCCTGGCAAAGACCCCCTATACACCAGAAGACTGGCAAGCAGATACCGGCGCACCGGAGCCCTGGGGCGAAGCAGATTTCGCCATCCATGAGCGCATTGGTGCCCGCCCAACCCTGGAAATTAATGGCATGGCGGGTGGTTATTGGGGCAATGGCATCAAGGCCATCGTACCGGAAAAAGCCTGGGCAAAAATCACATGCCGCCTCGTTGCGGATCAGGACCCGGCTAAAATCGTCCAACTCGTAAAGGACTATATTGAAAGTATCACGCCTTCTACAGTGAAGGTTACTTTCAAATCAACTGTGACGGGGACAGCCGCGGCACAGGTCGATATGGATACGCCCATGATGCAGGCGGCCATCGAAGCCTATAAAAAAGGCTGGGGAGCAGAACCTGTCTTCAAGCGCGAAGGTGGTAGCATCCCGATTGTAAGCGACTTCCTTGGTGTGCTCAAACAACCCGTTATCCTGATGGGCTTTGGCCTTAATACAGATAACCTCCATGGCCCCAATGAGCATCTACGAATCGACATGTTCCATAAAGGGATTAACACATCGGTCCAATTCTTGCGCGAAGTCGCTGTCCTGTAA
- a CDS encoding M20/M25/M40 family metallo-hydrolase produces the protein MTPIDYINDNFDRIKEDYKELLAIPSISTDPAYAHDVLRAANWLAAKMREIGLMPELIAMPEGRHPVVMGTWDGAGPDAKTVLIYCHYDVQPASIEDGWHTEPFTPTEVGDRIYARGATDSKIHVMANLSAVEALLANGGCPVNIKLVFEGEEESGGETISALVDQHPERMRADICVISDGSILAPEQPSIIYGLRGIVTMELHIDGPQADLHSGHWGGAVHNPAQALAEIIAKLHNDDGSVAVPGFYDDVRALDDSEREAMRANTDWLAEEYGTLVNPPTEWGEPGYSIHERTGARPTLEINGISGGYTGAGFKTVLPSHAMAKISCRLVPDQDPEDIIRKVSGYIAQLTPPTVRSRITDLDYGRPALLLAREGSAIQAAAAAYETAWGKPVIFERAGGSVPIAYDLEKISQDMALLSFSYKGGGAHSINEHALVPMLYKGIITAITFLQAIAE, from the coding sequence ATGACACCGATAGATTACATCAACGACAACTTTGATCGCATCAAAGAGGATTATAAAGAACTACTCGCAATTCCGAGCATCAGCACAGACCCGGCTTATGCCCATGATGTGCTCCGTGCCGCCAATTGGCTTGCCGCCAAAATGCGCGAGATCGGCCTGATGCCGGAACTCATCGCCATGCCAGAGGGTCGGCACCCGGTCGTGATGGGCACCTGGGATGGAGCCGGGCCAGACGCCAAAACCGTGCTGATCTACTGCCACTATGACGTGCAACCGGCATCCATCGAAGATGGGTGGCATACGGAACCCTTCACCCCTACAGAAGTTGGTGATCGTATTTATGCACGTGGCGCAACGGATAGCAAAATCCATGTGATGGCGAATCTCTCAGCCGTGGAGGCCCTACTTGCTAACGGAGGCTGTCCGGTCAATATCAAACTGGTCTTTGAAGGCGAAGAAGAGAGCGGCGGGGAGACAATCAGTGCCCTGGTAGACCAACATCCGGAGCGCATGCGGGCAGATATATGCGTCATCTCCGATGGCTCCATTTTGGCACCGGAACAGCCCTCTATTATTTATGGGCTGCGTGGCATCGTGACCATGGAGTTACACATTGATGGCCCCCAGGCCGATCTACATAGCGGGCATTGGGGTGGTGCTGTTCATAACCCGGCCCAGGCGCTAGCGGAGATTATCGCCAAACTGCACAATGACGATGGCAGCGTCGCGGTCCCCGGCTTTTATGATGATGTCCGCGCACTGGATGACAGCGAGCGCGAAGCAATGCGGGCCAATACAGATTGGCTTGCTGAAGAGTATGGCACACTCGTCAACCCACCGACTGAATGGGGCGAACCCGGTTACAGCATTCACGAGCGCACAGGGGCACGCCCAACCCTGGAAATTAATGGCATCTCCGGCGGCTATACAGGGGCAGGATTCAAAACGGTACTCCCAAGCCACGCTATGGCGAAGATAAGCTGCCGCCTTGTACCAGACCAGGACCCGGAGGACATCATCCGTAAAGTGAGCGGCTATATTGCGCAACTCACGCCACCCACTGTTCGCAGCCGCATCACAGACCTTGATTATGGGCGCCCCGCCCTGCTCTTAGCACGAGAAGGCTCAGCAATCCAGGCCGCAGCCGCAGCTTACGAAACAGCCTGGGGCAAACCCGTCATCTTTGAGCGCGCCGGGGGTAGTGTGCCGATTGCCTACGACCTGGAGAAGATTAGCCAGGATATGGCGCTGCTCAGTTTTAGTTATAAAGGTGGCGGCGCACATAGCATCAATGAACACGCCCTGGTGCCCATGCTATATAAGGGCATCATCACAGCGATTACCTTCTTACAGGCCATCGCAGAATAA
- a CDS encoding TIGR03617 family F420-dependent LLM class oxidoreductase, translating into MKFDVTIFPNDLNTAADIARQVEAYGFDGLWTAEAQHNPFLPLTHAASATNHINLGTGIAVAFPRSPMVTAQIAWDLAAQSNGRFILGLGTQIKVHIVKRFSAQWDDKPVSQLRDYIGALRKIWQSFQETSGLRYRGDHYSFGVLPPFFNPGPIEHPDIPIYIAGVGPALCRLGGEAANGFHVHSFHTPQYLQDVIRPAIAEGAEKVGRSLSDVSLSCAVFVVTGRNEEEIQRNTIEIKSQIAFYASTPSYRRVLDVHGWGDFGEAMNRLTKEGKWHEMWQHVSDEILHTFAVVAPPEDLPYAVRERYDGLLDRVGYYFPFSPEDETRRIIWEHASQAMSE; encoded by the coding sequence ATGAAATTTGATGTGACGATTTTCCCCAATGATTTAAACACTGCCGCCGATATTGCTCGCCAGGTAGAAGCTTACGGCTTCGATGGGTTGTGGACAGCGGAAGCCCAACACAATCCTTTTTTGCCACTCACGCATGCTGCCAGCGCCACTAACCATATCAACCTGGGGACGGGCATTGCCGTTGCCTTCCCACGTAGCCCCATGGTCACAGCCCAGATCGCGTGGGATCTGGCAGCCCAATCCAACGGACGTTTTATCCTGGGATTAGGCACACAAATCAAAGTCCACATCGTTAAACGCTTCAGCGCTCAATGGGATGACAAGCCCGTCTCGCAACTGCGCGATTACATCGGCGCACTGCGTAAAATATGGCAGTCCTTCCAGGAGACGAGCGGCCTGCGTTACCGGGGCGACCATTACAGCTTTGGCGTGCTGCCGCCTTTCTTTAACCCTGGCCCGATTGAGCACCCTGATATTCCTATTTATATCGCTGGCGTTGGGCCAGCCCTGTGCCGCTTAGGGGGTGAAGCTGCCAATGGGTTCCATGTACATTCCTTCCATACACCACAATACTTGCAAGACGTCATCCGCCCAGCCATCGCGGAAGGGGCCGAAAAAGTAGGCCGCAGCCTATCCGATGTAAGCTTATCGTGCGCGGTCTTCGTCGTGACGGGCCGGAACGAAGAAGAGATCCAGCGCAACACCATCGAGATTAAATCGCAGATCGCCTTTTATGCCAGCACGCCCAGTTATCGCCGGGTGCTCGATGTACATGGATGGGGTGACTTTGGCGAAGCAATGAACCGACTGACGAAAGAGGGTAAATGGCACGAGATGTGGCAGCACGTTTCGGACGAGATTCTGCATACGTTCGCTGTCGTCGCACCGCCGGAAGACCTGCCCTACGCTGTGCGAGAGCGCTATGATGGCCTGCTAGATCGTGTTGGCTATTACTTCCCATTCAGCCCGGAAGATGAAACGCGCCGCATCATCTGGGAGCATGCCAGCCAAGCAATGAGCGAGTAG
- a CDS encoding PP2C family protein-serine/threonine phosphatase: MKQFRRISHLTQASIPRTNAVTPDSSPENLNESHLRTLYQIAQWINSSLEFNQSLNNAIDAVMHVTRAERGFLMVHDEAANTLRVLVARGIDGATIEREGYSTTIVNQVVQEREPILTNNAQLDKAFTGSESIIMHKLRAILCTPMMVQNRLIGVVYVDTAMKAGMFGPNDMSLVSAVSGLAAQAIENARLYHVALEKGRLERELQMAREIQRNLLPQELPQVTGYQLAPWWEAAREVAGDFYDIFQQVDGTISTVIADVSDKGAPAALFMAVARTLMRSHAHLDVSAEDIVRRTNDLLLPDADQSGMFVTLYYSEFAPDGHSVHVNGGHNPPIYYRANEAQCELMPIGGRALGWFPDNPVQAVAVTLGVGDVMVFYTDGLTEIENPEAEPYGEARLAQIVQRSANGTADDIRDMILHDVATFCQGNPPFDDMTMLVVKYVG, translated from the coding sequence ATGAAACAATTCAGACGCATCTCTCATTTAACCCAGGCATCAATTCCCAGGACAAACGCTGTGACCCCGGATAGCTCCCCTGAAAATTTGAATGAATCCCACCTGCGCACCCTGTACCAGATTGCCCAGTGGATTAACTCCAGCCTGGAGTTTAACCAGTCATTAAACAATGCCATTGATGCCGTTATGCATGTGACGCGGGCCGAACGTGGCTTTCTGATGGTCCATGACGAAGCTGCGAATACGCTGCGGGTGCTCGTCGCGCGGGGGATTGATGGTGCGACGATTGAGCGAGAGGGCTACAGCACCACGATTGTGAACCAGGTCGTACAGGAGCGAGAACCGATCCTGACGAATAATGCCCAGCTTGATAAAGCTTTCACCGGCTCTGAGAGCATCATTATGCATAAGCTGCGCGCGATATTGTGCACGCCGATGATGGTGCAGAATCGCCTGATTGGTGTCGTCTATGTGGATACGGCTATGAAGGCGGGTATGTTTGGCCCGAATGATATGTCGCTGGTCAGTGCTGTGAGTGGATTGGCCGCACAGGCCATCGAGAATGCGCGCTTGTATCACGTCGCCCTGGAAAAAGGCCGCCTTGAACGTGAACTCCAGATGGCGCGTGAGATTCAGCGGAATTTATTGCCGCAGGAGTTGCCCCAGGTTACGGGTTATCAGCTTGCACCCTGGTGGGAAGCAGCGCGTGAGGTGGCTGGTGATTTTTACGATATTTTCCAGCAGGTGGACGGCACGATTTCGACGGTGATTGCCGATGTATCTGATAAGGGGGCACCGGCGGCGTTATTTATGGCTGTTGCACGCACTTTGATGCGCAGCCATGCACATCTCGATGTCTCTGCGGAAGATATCGTCCGGCGTACGAATGATTTGCTCCTGCCAGATGCTGACCAGAGCGGCATGTTCGTTACGTTGTACTACAGTGAGTTTGCCCCGGATGGGCACAGTGTCCACGTCAATGGTGGGCATAACCCGCCGATTTACTATCGTGCAAATGAAGCACAATGTGAATTGATGCCCATTGGTGGCCGCGCGCTTGGTTGGTTCCCGGATAACCCGGTGCAGGCCGTGGCCGTGACGTTAGGTGTTGGCGATGTGATGGTCTTCTATACAGATGGCCTGACTGAGATTGAAAATCCAGAAGCAGAACCTTACGGTGAAGCACGTCTCGCGCAGATCGTTCAGCGCAGTGCGAATGGCACAGCAGATGACATCCGCGATATGATCCTGCACGATGTGGCGACATTCTGCCAGGGCAACCCGCCCTTCGATGATATGACCATGTTGGTGGTGAAGTACGTGGGGTAA
- a CDS encoding NUDIX hydrolase: protein MPDDESPNEPIVDKSKWLCLRKGYDVYVDCADAAMCVPLTAEGNVIFIVEPDAMCGAPVLFLPSGGIEAGEDAAAAANREMQEEIGMKANRITPLGRIRPWSKYLSASVYLYLMRDLVPSKLVGDEVILGEKHLPFVSFEQYIASGELMDASVTTALFLAKAMLEREQL, encoded by the coding sequence GTGCCTGATGACGAAAGCCCTAATGAGCCAATTGTTGACAAGTCGAAATGGCTTTGTCTGCGCAAAGGATATGATGTTTATGTCGACTGTGCAGATGCCGCGATGTGCGTCCCGCTGACGGCTGAGGGTAATGTCATCTTCATTGTAGAGCCGGATGCGATGTGTGGCGCGCCGGTATTATTTTTACCATCGGGTGGCATTGAGGCTGGTGAAGACGCGGCGGCAGCGGCAAATCGCGAAATGCAAGAAGAAATCGGCATGAAGGCGAACCGAATCACGCCGCTTGGACGTATTAGACCCTGGTCGAAGTATCTCAGTGCGAGCGTTTATCTTTATTTGATGCGCGATCTTGTGCCGAGTAAGCTGGTTGGTGATGAGGTTATCCTTGGCGAGAAGCATCTGCCCTTTGTGAGTTTCGAACAGTATATTGCATCGGGCGAATTGATGGATGCGAGCGTTACGACCGCGTTATTCCTGGCAAAAGCAATGTTAGAGCGAGAGCAACTTTAG
- a CDS encoding AI-2E family transporter → MTNTDGRQRLGVNWIFVALVSIILLLALWTIRSILLLTFAAVLLTIFATTPVRIFQRWGMSRGIAILLSLILGVFLVVVTVMLIFPTLFQQFGVLFTDLIPRGVELLIEEWNSGRIFNTFPFLEQFVQDFEIDSDFFNQMVTQIANALGTFGGSVLPLVGSVANAALSFLIVIFLSLYFLAEPKRYVDGIISLTPLWYRVRMRNILDLLDRTIRAWLRVTGASMLLVGVGTALGLALIGVEQWVALGVLAGVLSFIPNFGPLLALIPSVAVAIIQAPENVFWVIVIIYGTSFLQSQIVGPLLANEQMKLAPVLILIGQIVFGVFFGFLGIMLAVPLTAVAVVLVKQIYVHDILGDEGEGRRKTLDHDPEYLEELVPSPD, encoded by the coding sequence ATGACGAACACGGATGGCAGGCAGCGTTTGGGTGTGAACTGGATTTTTGTTGCACTGGTTTCCATTATTCTTTTACTCGCCCTATGGACAATACGCAGCATTCTTCTGCTGACGTTCGCGGCTGTTTTGCTGACGATATTTGCAACCACGCCTGTTCGTATCTTCCAGAGATGGGGGATGTCGCGTGGAATTGCTATTTTGCTCTCCTTGATATTGGGTGTTTTCCTGGTTGTTGTCACAGTCATGCTCATCTTCCCAACCTTGTTCCAGCAGTTTGGTGTCCTGTTTACAGATTTGATCCCACGCGGTGTTGAACTGCTCATTGAAGAATGGAACAGTGGGCGTATCTTCAATACATTCCCCTTCTTGGAACAGTTTGTGCAGGACTTTGAGATTGATAGCGATTTCTTCAACCAGATGGTGACCCAGATTGCAAATGCATTAGGTACCTTTGGCGGTTCAGTCCTGCCTCTGGTCGGGAGCGTCGCCAATGCCGCTTTGAGTTTTCTCATTGTGATCTTCTTAAGTTTGTACTTCCTCGCGGAGCCTAAGCGATACGTTGATGGCATTATCTCGCTGACGCCTCTGTGGTATCGGGTTCGTATGCGCAATATTCTGGATTTGCTGGATCGTACGATCCGGGCCTGGCTGCGCGTGACAGGGGCTTCGATGCTGTTGGTTGGGGTAGGGACTGCTTTGGGGCTGGCTCTGATTGGCGTTGAACAATGGGTGGCACTAGGGGTATTAGCTGGCGTCTTGTCTTTTATACCGAACTTTGGTCCGCTGCTCGCGCTGATCCCATCCGTGGCTGTGGCGATTATCCAGGCACCTGAAAATGTGTTTTGGGTGATTGTGATTATTTATGGTACCTCGTTCTTGCAAAGCCAGATCGTTGGGCCGTTATTGGCGAATGAGCAGATGAAGTTAGCGCCTGTCCTCATTTTAATTGGGCAGATTGTGTTTGGCGTGTTCTTCGGTTTTCTAGGAATTATGTTGGCAGTGCCTTTGACGGCTGTCGCTGTTGTTTTAGTAAAGCAGATCTATGTTCACGACATTCTGGGGGATGAAGGCGAAGGCCGCCGGAAAACCCTGGATCATGACCCAGAATATCTTGAAGAATTGGTCCCGTCCCCTGACTAA